The following proteins are encoded in a genomic region of Pyxicephalus adspersus chromosome 9, UCB_Pads_2.0, whole genome shotgun sequence:
- the GABARAPL2 gene encoding gamma-aminobutyric acid receptor-associated protein-like 2 has product MKWMFKEDHALEHRCVESAKIRAKYPDRVPVIVEKVSGSQIVDIDKRKYLVPSDITVAQFMWIIRKRIQLPSEKAIFLFVDKTVPQSSLTMGQLYEKEKDEDGFLYVAYSGENTFGF; this is encoded by the exons aaCACCGGTGTGTGGAGTCTGCAAAGATTCGAGCCAAATATCCAGACCGTGTTCCG GTGATTGTGGAGAAAGTGTCTGGCTCACAGATCGTGGACATCGACAAACGGAAATATTTAGTTCCTTCTGACATCACCGTGGCCCAGTTTATGTGGATCATCAGAAAACGCATTCAGCTGCCTTCAGAAAAAGCCATTTTCTTGTTTGTAGACAAGACTGTGCCACAGTCTAG CCTAACCATGGGACAGCTGTACGAGAAAGAAAAAGACGAAGACGGCTTCTTGTACGTGGCATACAGTGGCGAGAACACGTTCGGCTTTTAA
- the ADAT1 gene encoding tRNA-specific adenosine deaminase 1 isoform X2, with product MSAPEDQLCPTTTVSGKMSQVTNAMNPGCKRKREDCDYSLSPKKVKQDGGESRAESHNQDENKTEDSGTTPEVQDIHRTGAKCVPGETQDSHKAGVDYHTVGVLRVKPGRGDRTLSMSCSDKMARWNVLGCQGALLMHFLQHPIYFAALVVGKCPFSLESMKRALHSRCAKVTALPEGFTVHKMEIRQSHLQFNHGREALKKENDTRKLVPCGAAISWSSVPQQPLDVTANGYRQGTTKKAIGTPQSRSRICKVELFHTFLNLVESLSEEQLPESLRSQGLKTYQEYKESAASYQDAWRQLREQAFTSWIRTPRDYLTFS from the exons ATGAGTGCCCCAGAAGACCAACTCTGCCCCACTACCACTGTGTCAGGGAAAATGTCACAAGTCACTAACGCTATGAATCCAGGGTgcaagaggaagagagaagactgTGATTATTCCTTGAGTCCCAAAAAAGTGAAACAAGATGGAGGAGAGAGTAGAGCAGAGTCACATAACCAGGATGAAAATAAGACAGAGGACAGTGGTACCACACCTGAAGTGCAGGATATCCACAGGACAGGAGCTAAGTGTGTGCCTGGGGAAACCCAGGATAGTCACAAGGCTGGGGTGGACTACCACACTGTAGGGGTACTCCGTGTCAAACCAGGCCGTGGGGACCGTACCCTGTCCATGTCCTGCAGCGACAAGATGGCTCGATGGAACGTGCTTGGCTGCCAGGGGGCACTGCTTATGCATTTCCTTCAGCATCCGATCTACTTTGCAGCGCTTGTGGTTGGAAAGTGTCCATTTAGCTTGGAGTCTATGAAGAGGGCTCTGCACAGCAG GTGCGCAAAGGTCACGGCTCTTCCAGAAGGATTTACGGTGCATAAAATGGAGATCAGACAGTCACACTTACAGTTCAATCATGGGAGGGAAGCTCTGAAGAAAGAAAATGACACAAGAAAACTGGTTCCTTGTGGGGCAG CTATTAGCTGGAGTTCAGTGCCACAGCAGCCTCTAGACGTCACCGCTAATGGCTACAGACAAGGAACAACAAAGAAAGCCATTGGAACCCCACAGTCCAG GTCTCGGATCTGCAAAGTGGAGCTATTTCACACATTCCTGAATCTGGTAGAGAGCCTGTCCGAGGAGCAGCTTCCAGAGTCACTCAG GTCTCAGGGATTGAAGACATATCAAGAGTATAAGGAATCCGCTGCATCTTACCAGGACGCCTGGAGGCAATTACGAGAACAGGCGTTCACATCCTGGATCCGGACTCCTCGTGATTACCTTACCTTCAGCTAA